The following proteins come from a genomic window of Diprion similis isolate iyDipSimi1 chromosome 8, iyDipSimi1.1, whole genome shotgun sequence:
- the LOC124408539 gene encoding homeodomain-interacting protein kinase 2 isoform X6, translating to MENGMRDMFIQAQQTSSSVNGSSSNSSSSNNPAHQHSKKRKLDYNISQPVIQQHGQVQSADYQLDNATSIQQYAVSGVNTVFGPLHNNALQKSPNQQTLVRASTIKLLDTYQRCGQKRKSWSREGGNGEGLAIQSTNTNTTNATTSAVSSQHHSSQQQQQQQQQQLNNKQSSMTSHSKQVANGGNGGGGSNPQGDGDYQLVQHEVLYSMTNQYEVLEFLGRGTFGQVVKCWKKGTNEIVAIKILKNHPSYARQGQIEVSILSRLSQENADEFNFVRAYECFQHKSHTCLVFEMLEQNLYDFLKQNKFSPLPLKYIRPILQQVLTALLKLKQLGLIHADLKPENIMLVDPVRQPYRVKVIDFGSASHVSKAVCNTYLQSRYYRAPEIILGLPFCEAIDMWSLGCVVAELFLGWPLYPGSSEYDQIRYISQTQGLPTEHMLNNASKTTKFFYRDMDSTYPFWRLKTPEEHEQETGIKSKEARKYIFNCLDDIGQVNVPTDLEGGQLCAEKADRREFIDLLKRMLTMDQVERRITPGEALNHAFVTLAHLVDYAHCNNVKASVQMMEVCRRAGDFTASPAHHQAPPAPQPAPPTSLVANFVPTTNGSAVTLTFNNQLTNQVQRLVREHRTAPSGYDNLYQIYTNTSRRATQYSGSSNGSNSGRGAVHDFPHQLVPGILCPPPGYQPMPSPAKHVVVAQPPQAQQAPLQIQPSIISQQAVAAAAAAAQQQYAAVPVSMVESGRQMLLTNAVQTSWPGGSRQMAAIVPSWQQLPPQHAAIQQPLLSDAGEWGRPLIVDSSAILQDQRPVFPVTEVYNTSALVEHPSQSWGKRSVTKHHQHHLTVPQQPQHRHEHKKETQQLSPVKKRVKESTPPSNMRRHSPANSHWQQQTNQSHHHTGSNTSSNKHGSNNHANEHQQVTTVRQQTITIHDTPSPAVSVITISDSEDESPGKCCGDRQCGACQGLAPRLSGDGRPVREDVIRSTQSTPRVVQSSHQTHSSSQTHTNGHSGSLSSSQRAQRKNVISCVTVGDSDGEASPGRVHAHLYHQVPQHQHQQPAQHIKHEPQPQHHVSSGYSSQSQKKRLLAKVQSECNMINVATKPEPGVEYLAPHPCHAPACKEPPTYQDDAYDMHDYFLQYVTTSSAHPHLQEQHIVYTTGADKRVSWPGKRAEYKHEYVQPPAAHSRDHQKWAVANPVHQYRQSQVVGSTAHHGHHGHPAHLSPGGGGGGGRSPAAGPVVGGAQHLGQPLYQEYAHVRSRGHPVAPPPAVYVTAAPSQAPSAIQQQQVPTYQGFTPGWVPRRLVDACISSPLTLYDSSRALPPPAHHSSARPLLASHAAHPLPAHMQPTAVYGLAPLSPAKHQYQPSGLWFTE from the exons ATGGAAAAT GGAATGCGTGACATGTTCATCCAAGCTCAGCAGACGAGCAGCAGCGTcaacggcagcagcagcaacagcagcagcagcaacaacccTGCTCACCAGCATAGCAAGAAACGAAAGTTGGACTACAACATTAGTCAACCAGTTATCCAGCAGCACGGACAAGTCCAATCTGCCGATTACCAGTTGGACAACGCAACTAGCATCCAACAGTACGCTGTGAGCGGGGTGAACACTGTGTTTGGTCCGTTGCATAATAATGCGCTGCAGAAGAGCCCGAACCAACAGACTCTAGTCCGCGCGTCGACTATTAAACTTTTAGACACGTACCAGCGCTGTGGTCAGAAG AGAAAGTCTTGGTCACGAGAAGGAGGTAATGGTGAAGGACTGGCGATCCAATCGACTAACACTAACACGACAAACGCCACGACCAGTGCCGTAAGCTCGCAGCACCATTCttcacaacaacaacaacagcagcaacaacagcagcttaataataaacaatcaaGCATGACTTCGCACAGTAAACAAGTTGCCAATGGGGGCAACGGCGGCGGTGGGAGTAATCCGCAAGGGGATGGCGATTATCAGTTGGTTCAGCACGAAGTTCTTTACTCTATGACCAATCAGTACGAAgttctggaattcttgggCAGAGGAACATTTGGACAG GTTGTGAAATGTTGGAAAAAGGGTACCAATGAAATAGTAGCcattaaaatattgaagaatcATCCATCATACGCGCGCCAAGGCCAGATTGAG gTCTCCATCCTGTCACGACTTAGCCAGGAAAACGCGGACGAGTTCAACTTTGTGCGTGCTTACGAATGTTTTCAGCACAAATCTCATACTTGTTTGGTGTTTGAAATGCTGGAGCAGAACctctatgattttttaaagCAAAATAAATTCTCACCGCTTCCTTTAAAGTATATCAGGCCAATTCTTCAACAAGTGCTTACCGCTCTTCTCAAACTTAAG caatTGGGTCTAATTCACGCCGATCTTAAGCCTGAAAACATAATGTTGGTAGACCCTGTGCGACAGCCGTATAGAGTTAAAGTCATTGACTTTGGTTCTGCCTCTCACGTTTCAAAAGCCGTTTGCAATACCTACTTGCAATCCCGTTACTATCGTGCGCCAGAGATCATACTCGGACTTCCTTTCTGTGAAGCGATAGACATGTGGTCTCTAGGCTGCGTTGTGGCTGAATTGTTTCTCGGTTGGCCGTTGTATCCGGGCAGTTCGGAATACGATCAGATACGCTACATCAGTCAAACCCAGGGACTTCCCACCGAACATATGCTGAATAATGCTAGTAAAACTACAAAATTCTTCTACAGAGATATGGACA GCACATATCCATTCTGGAGACTAAAGACTCCGGAAGAACACGAGCAGGAGACTGGAATAAAGTCCAAGGAGGCtagaaaatacattttcaactgTTTGGACGATATTGGTCAGGTGAATGTTCCGACCGATTTGGAAGGGGGTCAGTTATGCGCGGAAAAGGCCGACAGACGAGAGTTTATAGATCTATTGAAGAGGATGCTCACAATGGACCAGGTA GAGCGCCGAATCACACCGGGAGAAGCATTGAACCATGCTTTCGTAACGCTAGCTCACCTCGTCGACTACGCTCATTGCAACAACGTCAAAGCCTCCGTTCAAATGATGGAAGTCTGCAGACGAGCTGGCGACTTTACTGCCAGTCCGGCTCACCATCAAGCCCCACCCGCGCCTCAGCCAGCACCGCCGACTTCGCTGGTTGCCAATTTTGTGCCGACGACAAACGGAAGCGCGGTCACTCTCACTTTCAACAATCAACTGACGAATCAGGTGCAGAGACTCGTCAGGGAACACCGCACAGCTCCGTCGGGATACGACAATCTG TATCAAATATACACAAATACCAGTCGGAGAGCAACACAGTACAGTGGTTCGTCTAATGGTTCCAACAGCGGTCGTGGCGCGGTGCACGATTTTCCGCACCAATTAGTACCTGGGATTCTTTGCCCACCGCCTGGCTACCAGCCGATGCCTAGTCCGGCAAAACATGTTGTTGTTGCACAG CCACCTCAAGCTCAGCAAGCTCCCCTACAAATCCAGCCGTCCATTATATCTCAACAAGCTGTTGCAGCCGCTGCAGCAGCGGCGCAACAGCAATACGCCGCGGTTCCAGTTTCCATGGTGGAAAGCGGCAGACAAATGCTACTCACG AACGCGGTACAAACGTCGTGGCCAGGTGGTAGTCGACAAATGGCTGCCATCGTACCGTCTTGGCAACAATTACCACCACAGCATGCCGCTATACAACAACCCCTGCTTAGTGACGCAGGAGAGTGGGGCAGACCACTCATCGTCGACAGTTCTGCCATACTACAG GATCAGAGGCCCGTGTTCCCGGTAACCGAAGTTTACAACACAAGCGCGCTCGTCGAACACCCGTCGCAAAGCTGGGGGAAACGAAGCGTGACAAAACATCACCAGCACCACTTGACTGTGCCGCAACAGCCCCAGCATAGACACGAACACAAAAAGGAAACTCAGCAGTTGAGTCCTGTTAAAAAGAGAGTCAAGGAAAGCACACCGCCCAGTAATATGAGGCGTCATTCACCTGCGAACAGTCACTGGCAGCAACAGACCAATCAGTCTCATCATCATACCGGCAGCAACACCAGTAGCAACAAACATGGAAGTAATAATCATGCTAACGAACATCAACAGGTCACAACTGTCAGGCAACAGACTATAACCATACACGATACGCCTTCGCCAGCTGTTTCCGTCATCACCATAAGCGACAGCGAAGACGAAAGTCCTGGCAAATG CTGCGGAGACCGTCAATGCGGGGCTTGCCAAGGTTTGGCGCCTCGCTTGTCTGGCGATGGAAGGCCCGTTCGCGAGGATGTTATTCGaag CACGCAGTCTACGCCTCGTGTTGTACAGAGCTCGCACCAGACTCATTCAAGCAGTCAAACGCATACGAACGGTCACAGCGGTTCCCTCAGCTCTTCGCAAAGGGCGCAACGTAAGAATGTCATCAGCTGCGTTACGGTGGGTGACAGCGACGGGGAGGCAAGTCCAGGTCGAGTCCACGCTCACTTGTATCACCAGGTCCCTCaacatcagcatcagcagcctGCCCAGCACATAAAGCACGAACCGCAGCCCCAGCATCATGTCAG TTCTGGCTATTCTTcgcaatcgcaaaaaaaacgactacTGGCCAAAGTTCAGTCGGAATGCAACATGATCAACGTCGCCACCAAGCCCGAACCTGGCGTCGAATATCTAGCTCCGCATCCCTGCCATGCACCCGCCTGCAAAGAACCTCCAACTTATCAG GATGACGCCTATGACATGCATGACTACTTCTTGCAGTATGTGACTACTAGCAGTGCTCATCCCCACCTTCAGGAACAGCACATCGTCTACACAACGGGTGCCGACAAGCGAGTATCTTGGCCCGGTAAACGAGCTGAATACAAACACGAGTATGTTCAACCGCCGGCTGCACATTCGAGGGATCATCAGAAATGGGCGGTAGCAAATCCCGTTCATCAGTACAG GCAGAGCCAggtggtgggttcgacggctCATCACGGCCACCACGGTCATCCGGCTCATCTGAGTCCAGGAGGCGGAGGAGGTGGGGGTAGGAGCCCGGCTGCTGGCCCGGTGGTCGGGGGTGCCCAACACCTGGGTCAGCCTCTGTACCAGGAATACGCCCATGT
- the LOC124408539 gene encoding homeodomain-interacting protein kinase 2 isoform X3 codes for MENGMRDMFIQAQQTSSSVNGSSSNSSSSNNPAHQHSKKRKLDYNISQPVIQQHGQVQSADYQLDNATSIQQYAVSGVNTVFGPLHNNALQKSPNQQTLVRASTIKLLDTYQRCGQKRKSWSREGGNGEGLAIQSTNTNTTNATTSAVSSQHHSSQQQQQQQQQQLNNKQSSMTSHSKQVANGGNGGGGSNPQGDGDYQLVQHEVLYSMTNQYEVLEFLGRGTFGQVVKCWKKGTNEIVAIKILKNHPSYARQGQIEVSILSRLSQENADEFNFVRAYECFQHKSHTCLVFEMLEQNLYDFLKQNKFSPLPLKYIRPILQQVLTALLKLKQLGLIHADLKPENIMLVDPVRQPYRVKVIDFGSASHVSKAVCNTYLQSRYYRAPEIILGLPFCEAIDMWSLGCVVAELFLGWPLYPGSSEYDQIRYISQTQGLPTEHMLNNASKTTKFFYRDMDSTYPFWRLKTPEEHEQETGIKSKEARKYIFNCLDDIGQVNVPTDLEGGQLCAEKADRREFIDLLKRMLTMDQVERRITPGEALNHAFVTLAHLVDYAHCNNVKASVQMMEVCRRAGDFTASPAHHQAPPAPQPAPPTSLVANFVPTTNGSAVTLTFNNQLTNQVQRLVREHRTAPSGYDNLYQIYTNTSRRATQYSGSSNGSNSGRGAVHDFPHQLVPGILCPPPGYQPMPSPAKHVVVAQVSVEMPPQAQQAPLQIQPSIISQQAVAAAAAAAQQQYAAVPVSMVESGRQMLLTKTEFNILPCVHKYPMVGLQNAVQTSWPGGSRQMAAIVPSWQQLPPQHAAIQQPLLSDAGEWGRPLIVDSSAILQDQRPVFPVTEVYNTSALVEHPSQSWGKRSVTKHHQHHLTVPQQPQHRHEHKKETQQLSPVKKRVKESTPPSNMRRHSPANSHWQQQTNQSHHHTGSNTSSNKHGSNNHANEHQQVTTVRQQTITIHDTPSPAVSVITISDSEDESPGKCCGDRQCGACQGLAPRLSGDGRPVREDVIRSTQSTPRVVQSSHQTHSSSQTHTNGHSGSLSSSQRAQRKNVISCVTVGDSDGEASPGRVHAHLYHQVPQHQHQQPAQHIKHEPQPQHHVSSGYSSQSQKKRLLAKVQSECNMINVATKPEPGVEYLAPHPCHAPACKEPPTYQDDAYDMHDYFLQYVTTSSAHPHLQEQHIVYTTGADKRVSWPGKRAEYKHEYVQPPAAHSRDHQKWAVANPVHQYRYGFVCGSCRQSQVVGSTAHHGHHGHPAHLSPGGGGGGGRSPAAGPVVGGAQHLGQPLYQEYAHVRSRGHPVAPPPAVYVTAAPSQAPSAIQQQQVPTYQGFTPGSSPLTLYDSSRALPPPAHHSSARPLLASHAAHPLPAHMQPTAVYGLAPLSPAKHQYQPSGLWFTE; via the exons ATGGAAAAT GGAATGCGTGACATGTTCATCCAAGCTCAGCAGACGAGCAGCAGCGTcaacggcagcagcagcaacagcagcagcagcaacaacccTGCTCACCAGCATAGCAAGAAACGAAAGTTGGACTACAACATTAGTCAACCAGTTATCCAGCAGCACGGACAAGTCCAATCTGCCGATTACCAGTTGGACAACGCAACTAGCATCCAACAGTACGCTGTGAGCGGGGTGAACACTGTGTTTGGTCCGTTGCATAATAATGCGCTGCAGAAGAGCCCGAACCAACAGACTCTAGTCCGCGCGTCGACTATTAAACTTTTAGACACGTACCAGCGCTGTGGTCAGAAG AGAAAGTCTTGGTCACGAGAAGGAGGTAATGGTGAAGGACTGGCGATCCAATCGACTAACACTAACACGACAAACGCCACGACCAGTGCCGTAAGCTCGCAGCACCATTCttcacaacaacaacaacagcagcaacaacagcagcttaataataaacaatcaaGCATGACTTCGCACAGTAAACAAGTTGCCAATGGGGGCAACGGCGGCGGTGGGAGTAATCCGCAAGGGGATGGCGATTATCAGTTGGTTCAGCACGAAGTTCTTTACTCTATGACCAATCAGTACGAAgttctggaattcttgggCAGAGGAACATTTGGACAG GTTGTGAAATGTTGGAAAAAGGGTACCAATGAAATAGTAGCcattaaaatattgaagaatcATCCATCATACGCGCGCCAAGGCCAGATTGAG gTCTCCATCCTGTCACGACTTAGCCAGGAAAACGCGGACGAGTTCAACTTTGTGCGTGCTTACGAATGTTTTCAGCACAAATCTCATACTTGTTTGGTGTTTGAAATGCTGGAGCAGAACctctatgattttttaaagCAAAATAAATTCTCACCGCTTCCTTTAAAGTATATCAGGCCAATTCTTCAACAAGTGCTTACCGCTCTTCTCAAACTTAAG caatTGGGTCTAATTCACGCCGATCTTAAGCCTGAAAACATAATGTTGGTAGACCCTGTGCGACAGCCGTATAGAGTTAAAGTCATTGACTTTGGTTCTGCCTCTCACGTTTCAAAAGCCGTTTGCAATACCTACTTGCAATCCCGTTACTATCGTGCGCCAGAGATCATACTCGGACTTCCTTTCTGTGAAGCGATAGACATGTGGTCTCTAGGCTGCGTTGTGGCTGAATTGTTTCTCGGTTGGCCGTTGTATCCGGGCAGTTCGGAATACGATCAGATACGCTACATCAGTCAAACCCAGGGACTTCCCACCGAACATATGCTGAATAATGCTAGTAAAACTACAAAATTCTTCTACAGAGATATGGACA GCACATATCCATTCTGGAGACTAAAGACTCCGGAAGAACACGAGCAGGAGACTGGAATAAAGTCCAAGGAGGCtagaaaatacattttcaactgTTTGGACGATATTGGTCAGGTGAATGTTCCGACCGATTTGGAAGGGGGTCAGTTATGCGCGGAAAAGGCCGACAGACGAGAGTTTATAGATCTATTGAAGAGGATGCTCACAATGGACCAGGTA GAGCGCCGAATCACACCGGGAGAAGCATTGAACCATGCTTTCGTAACGCTAGCTCACCTCGTCGACTACGCTCATTGCAACAACGTCAAAGCCTCCGTTCAAATGATGGAAGTCTGCAGACGAGCTGGCGACTTTACTGCCAGTCCGGCTCACCATCAAGCCCCACCCGCGCCTCAGCCAGCACCGCCGACTTCGCTGGTTGCCAATTTTGTGCCGACGACAAACGGAAGCGCGGTCACTCTCACTTTCAACAATCAACTGACGAATCAGGTGCAGAGACTCGTCAGGGAACACCGCACAGCTCCGTCGGGATACGACAATCTG TATCAAATATACACAAATACCAGTCGGAGAGCAACACAGTACAGTGGTTCGTCTAATGGTTCCAACAGCGGTCGTGGCGCGGTGCACGATTTTCCGCACCAATTAGTACCTGGGATTCTTTGCCCACCGCCTGGCTACCAGCCGATGCCTAGTCCGGCAAAACATGTTGTTGTTGCACAGGTCAGTGTCGAAATG CCACCTCAAGCTCAGCAAGCTCCCCTACAAATCCAGCCGTCCATTATATCTCAACAAGCTGTTGCAGCCGCTGCAGCAGCGGCGCAACAGCAATACGCCGCGGTTCCAGTTTCCATGGTGGAAAGCGGCAGACAAATGCTACTCACG AAAACTGAATTTAACATTCTCCCGTGTGTACATAAGTATCCCATGGTTGGGTTACAGAACGCGGTACAAACGTCGTGGCCAGGTGGTAGTCGACAAATGGCTGCCATCGTACCGTCTTGGCAACAATTACCACCACAGCATGCCGCTATACAACAACCCCTGCTTAGTGACGCAGGAGAGTGGGGCAGACCACTCATCGTCGACAGTTCTGCCATACTACAG GATCAGAGGCCCGTGTTCCCGGTAACCGAAGTTTACAACACAAGCGCGCTCGTCGAACACCCGTCGCAAAGCTGGGGGAAACGAAGCGTGACAAAACATCACCAGCACCACTTGACTGTGCCGCAACAGCCCCAGCATAGACACGAACACAAAAAGGAAACTCAGCAGTTGAGTCCTGTTAAAAAGAGAGTCAAGGAAAGCACACCGCCCAGTAATATGAGGCGTCATTCACCTGCGAACAGTCACTGGCAGCAACAGACCAATCAGTCTCATCATCATACCGGCAGCAACACCAGTAGCAACAAACATGGAAGTAATAATCATGCTAACGAACATCAACAGGTCACAACTGTCAGGCAACAGACTATAACCATACACGATACGCCTTCGCCAGCTGTTTCCGTCATCACCATAAGCGACAGCGAAGACGAAAGTCCTGGCAAATG CTGCGGAGACCGTCAATGCGGGGCTTGCCAAGGTTTGGCGCCTCGCTTGTCTGGCGATGGAAGGCCCGTTCGCGAGGATGTTATTCGaag CACGCAGTCTACGCCTCGTGTTGTACAGAGCTCGCACCAGACTCATTCAAGCAGTCAAACGCATACGAACGGTCACAGCGGTTCCCTCAGCTCTTCGCAAAGGGCGCAACGTAAGAATGTCATCAGCTGCGTTACGGTGGGTGACAGCGACGGGGAGGCAAGTCCAGGTCGAGTCCACGCTCACTTGTATCACCAGGTCCCTCaacatcagcatcagcagcctGCCCAGCACATAAAGCACGAACCGCAGCCCCAGCATCATGTCAG TTCTGGCTATTCTTcgcaatcgcaaaaaaaacgactacTGGCCAAAGTTCAGTCGGAATGCAACATGATCAACGTCGCCACCAAGCCCGAACCTGGCGTCGAATATCTAGCTCCGCATCCCTGCCATGCACCCGCCTGCAAAGAACCTCCAACTTATCAG GATGACGCCTATGACATGCATGACTACTTCTTGCAGTATGTGACTACTAGCAGTGCTCATCCCCACCTTCAGGAACAGCACATCGTCTACACAACGGGTGCCGACAAGCGAGTATCTTGGCCCGGTAAACGAGCTGAATACAAACACGAGTATGTTCAACCGCCGGCTGCACATTCGAGGGATCATCAGAAATGGGCGGTAGCAAATCCCGTTCATCAGTACAG GTATGGGTTTGTTTGTGGCTCTTGTAGGCAGAGCCAggtggtgggttcgacggctCATCACGGCCACCACGGTCATCCGGCTCATCTGAGTCCAGGAGGCGGAGGAGGTGGGGGTAGGAGCCCGGCTGCTGGCCCGGTGGTCGGGGGTGCCCAACACCTGGGTCAGCCTCTGTACCAGGAATACGCCCATGT